Genomic DNA from Roseburia intestinalis L1-82:
TCGCAATCAAAAAAGGATGTACAAGAGCTGCTGATGCTGCTGCAGCAATCGGTGAGGGACTTCAGGCATTCTGTATTCCGGGTTCTGTTGCAGACCACAGAAAAGTAGGTTTAGGACATGGTAACCTTGGTAAAATGTTATTAGAGGAAGAGACAGAGTGCTTCTGCTTCTTAGCAGGACATGAGTCATTCGCAGCAGCTGAGGGTGCAATCGGTATCGCTGAGAAAGCAAACAAAGTACGTCAGAAACCATTACGTGTTATCTTAAACGGACTTGGAAAAGATGCTGCACAGATTATCTCCCGTATCAACGGATTCACATTTGTTGAGACACAGTATGATTACAAAGCTGCAAAATTAAATGTTGTATATGAGAAAGCATATTCCAACGGACTTCGCGCAACTGTAAAATGCTACGGTGCAGATGACGTTCAGGAAGGTGTTGCAATCATGCATCATGAGAACGTAGGTGTTTCCATCACTGGTAACTCTACAAACCCAACACGTTTCCAGCATCCGGTTGCAGGTACATACAAAAAAGAATGTATCGAGCAGGGTAAGAAATATTTCTCAGTTGCTTCCGGCGGTGGTACAGGACGTACACTTCACCCGGACAACATGGCAGCAGGTCCTGCTTCCTACGGTATGACAGATACCATGGGACGTATGCACTCTGATGCACAGTTCGCAGGTTCTTCTTCCGTACCGGCTCACGTTGAGATGATGGGTCTGATCGGAATGGGTAACAACCCTATGGTTGGTGCTACAGTTGCTGTTGCAGTTTCCGTTGAGGAAGCTCATAAGGCTGGTAAGTTCTAAGATAAATTTAAAGCATAGAAAGAAACGGGATTTTTGTATTTGCAAGAATCCCGTTTCTTTTTTTGTATAAATTTATTTGAAATTCGAAATCAGTACCTTTTGGAGGATATTGCAAAGTATGGAAAACAAATATATTAGCAGAAGAGTATTTTGAAAAGGGAATACAGGAAGAAAATATTTTTATTTTTCAAAAACAGGGTGATAATCGAACATATTTTCTGCTATAATAATATCTATACCAGAAAAACAGAAAGCGAGGCATCATCCGGTCATGAGTGATTCATCCCATATCTATATTGCAATCGATCTCAAATCTTTTTATGCATCAGTAGAATGTGTCGAACGGGAATGCGATCCGCTGACGACAAATCTTGTCGTCGCAGATGAGAGCAGAACAGAGAAAACAATCTGTCTTGCAGTATCACCGTCACTGAAAGCATATGGAATTCCGGGGCGTGCGAGGTTATTTGAGGTCGTGCAGAAAGTAAAGCAGATTAATAAAGAACGGAGAAGCAGGATCGCCGGAGGTGTGTTTACCGGAAAATCAGCAAATGCGGAAGAACTGAAAAAAGATCCGACACTGGAACTGACCTATATTGCAGCGCCGCCGCGTATGGCTCTTTATATGGAGAAAAGTAACCAAATCTATGACATCTATTTAAAATATGTGGCACCGGAAGATATGCATGTGTATTCGGTGGATGAAGTATTTATGGATGTAATACATTATCTGAAAACATATCAGATGAGTGCGAGAGAACTGGCAGAGAAAATGATCCGGGATGTTTTAAAAGAAACAGGGGTTACAGCAACCGCCGGCATCGGCACGAATCTGTACCTGTGTAAGGTTGCAATGGATATCGTTGCCAAACATGTAACGCCGGATGCAAACGGCGTGCGGATCGCAGAACTTGACGAAATGAGTTATCGCAGACTGCTGTGGGATCACAGACCACTGACGGATTTCTGGAGAGTCGGTGGTGGTTATCGGAAAAAACTAGAGGCGGCAGGACTGTATACGATGGGGGATATTGCACGCTGTTCCTTAGGCGGTGAACAGGATTTTTATAATGAAGATTTTCTTTATAAAATGTTTGGTATTAATGCAGAACTTTTGATTGACCACGCGTGGGGATATGAACCGACCACGATTGACCTGATCAAAGCGTACAAGCCGGAGACAAACAGCATCAGTTCCGGGCAGGTGCTGCAGTGTCCTTATGAGTTTGAAAAAGGAAAACTGATCGTCCGGGAAATGACAGATCTGCTTGTGCTGGATCTGGTGGAAAAGCACTTAGTCACAGATCAGATGGTGCTTACGATCGGCTATGATATTGATAACCTGACGGATCCAAAACGGAGAAATGCGTATCACGGGGAAGTGACCATTGACCGCTATGGAAGAAGGGTGCCAAAACACGCACACGGAACGATCAATCTGAAAAACCAGACATCCTCCACGAAACAGATCATGGATGCAGTGATGGAGTTGTATGACCGTATTGTAGATCCGAATCTTCTGATCCGCCGGATCTATGTGGTAGCCTGCAGGTTATCGGATGAATCATCGGCAAAACAGGAAGATACGTTTGAACAGCTTGATCTGTTTACAGATTATGCGGCATTAGAACAGAAAAAGCAGGCGGAAAAGGTAAAGAAGGAAAAAGAGAGAAAACTGCAGGAGGCAGTCCTCAGTGTGAAAAAGAAATATGGGAAAAATGCCATGCTAAAGGGGATGAATCTGCAGGAGGGGGCTACCAGTGTGGAGCGTAACCGGCAGATCGGAGGGCATAAAGCATGAAAGGGAAAAATATATTTCAGGAAAAAGAAACACATAAATATGATGATATCATCCATCTGCCACATCATGTCTCAACAAAACATCCGCAGATGGCGTTATCAGACAGGGCTGCACAGTTTTCGCCTTTCGCAGCACTTACAGGGCATGAGGACTCTATCCGTGAGACGGCAAGACGAACAGAAGCATTCTTAGAACTCGATGAGGACAAAAAAGAACAGCTTGATGAAAAAATGCATGTTTTACAGGAATATTTTTCGGAAAAGCCGGAGATTATGGTTACTTATTTTGTGCCGGATGAAAAGAAAGCCGGTGGGGCTTATGTTACGCATCGTGGCAGGATACGGAAAATAGATACTTATCTGCGCAGACTTTTATTTGAGGATGGAACGGAAGTTCACATGCAGTATATTTTTGAGATGGATGGCGAAATATTTGGGGATACAGAGTGAAAAAGGACAGATGGGTAAATTTGACAATCAATATTTCGGATGGTATAATCTCCCCGATAATAGGGACTTTTGCTCTATGAAAGAATATGGATGAGTTAAGGAGCTTGTGAGGCATGAAAAATATATGGCGTATTTTTAGCGGAGATATGAAGAGACTGGTGCGGAATCCTTTTGCGCTGGTGATCGCGATCGGTCTTTGTATCATACCTTCGTTGTATGCGTGGTTTAATATATACTCAAACTGGGATCCGTACGCAAATACCAAAAATATCAAGATTGCAGTAGCCACAGAGGATACAGGTTACCAGATGGATGACGGAACTACTGTTAATATGGGCGATTCGGTCATTGAGAGTTTGAAGGAAAATGATAAGATCGGATGGGTGTTTACAGATACAAAAGATGCGGCTTTAGAGGGTGTATACAGCGGCGAATATTATGCAGCGGTCATCATCAGCTCTGACTTTACATACAGTATGTATAATGTATTTCGTGAAGATTTTAAGGGACCGACCATCTCTTATTATGAAAATGAAAAAAAGAATGCCGTGGCGACAAAGATTACGGATTCTGCGGTGTCCACCTTAAAACAGAGCATCAATGAGCAGTTCATAGAAGTACTTGCAAGCAATATATTTGAGCAGACAAATCATATTTCCGAACAGATGGAAGAGAACGATAAGTTTGCTTATTTTCAGAATAAACTGGAAAATCTGAATGAAAATCTGATCGGTTACAGTAAAATGATCGATACGTTCATTGCCGGAAATTCGGAACTTTCCCAGGCGGTTGCAGAGGCGAAAGGCAGCATCCCGGGACTCAGTGACAAGGTATCCGACGGTGCAAAGAGTTTTGGTACGGCGAGAAGCAGCCTGGATGATACAAAGACATCCTTAAAATCATTCAGTGAAAATGTGAACCAGACCATGACAAGCATCAATGATTCTATGAATAAAATTCAGGGGAGTATCAATGCGACGAATCTTGCCGGGGATGCACAGCAGACGGCAGACAGTCTGAATCAGGCAGCACTGGATGCAGTGGAACTGCAGCGGGAACTGAACCGTTTGCAGGAACATTTAAAAAAAGTGGTCGTTGAAGATAGCGTGTCGGATGCAGACCGTACCGTCATTCAGAAAATCATTGAGACGATTGAATCGATCAATGGCGGGGCAACAGATATTGAAAAAGCGATCAGCAGCATTAATCAGATCGCAATGGGATTCTCCGGAGATTCCCAGACGGATACAATCAATACACAGGTATCGGGCAGTATGGTTGCGGATGCAATCAACAAATCGTTGTCGGATATGACGCAGGTTCTCACCACCTGTTCACAGGCAATCACAAATATGCAGGAAATGTATACGACAAGCCTGGTTCCACAGTTAGATAATGTGATCGACAGCATGAGTCAGATGTTGAACAATGTATCAGATATTCTGACAAGACTAGATGACACGTTAGGAGATATGAGTTCTGTATTTTCCGGCATTGAGACGACCGCTACAGGAGCAAATGACAGTTTAGAACAGATTCAGACGGTTATCGATGGTGTGAGTGAAAAATTAACGAAGCTGTTAGACCGGTTAAATTCGGTTGAGGATGATGAAAAAGTACAGGCATTTATGGAGTTCATGAAGGGCGATCCGGAAGGATATGGTGAGTTTTTCTCCCAGCCGGTGCTGGTTACGACAGAGGAGGTTTATCCGATTCCAAACTATGGCTCGGCAATGACTCCGTTTTACACGATTCTTGCGATCTGGGTTGGAGGAACGATTCTCGTCGCGCTGATCAAGGTGAAGGCAGAACCGAAAAATCTGAAAAATGTAAAATCCTATCAGCTCTTTTTTGGAAGATATCTGCTGTTTTTTGTGATGGGACAGTTACAGGCACTGATCATTGTATTAGGAGATATCTATATCCTGCATTGTCAGATTTTATATCCGGGGTGGTTCTGGCTGGTGGCATCGCTTGCCAGCGTTACATTTACACTATTGATCTATTCACTTGCCCTTTCATTCGGTGATGTGGGTAAGGCACTTGCGGTTGTGATCATGGTAATTCAGATTGCGGGATCCGGCGGAACGTTCCCAATTGAACTTTTACCGGCAGTTTACCGGAATATCTATATATTTTTCCCGTTCCCATATGCGATCAATGCCATGCGTGAGACGATCGGTGGTATGTATGGAAGCGATTATATGAAGAATCTGGCGGAACTGATGATCTTTGCGGTAGTTGGACTTCTGATCGGACTTGTAATCCGTATTCCGTTTGTGAAACTGAATCACTTTGTGGAAAAACGAATGGAAGATACAAAAATGATGTAGCGGAAGCAAAGCGTGAAAAGCAAGTCTTTTTTATAGATAGCAGAATTGGAGAGAGAAGAATGGAAGAAAAAAGCAGATACGAGGAAATGTATGGAAAACTCGTTGCATATGAACAGAATATCCATTTGCAGAATCAGAAACGGATCAAGATCGGACTCAAATGTATTGCGATCATTCCGCCTATATTTTTGATCCTGTTATTCTGGACAGACAGTAACAAGGTGGTTTTCCTGATTTTATGGATCGTATCATTATTTGCACTTGCAACTTATCTGATCCTTGTAGAGTATGTAGATTATAACCTGCAGGAGAAGCTAAACGAACTGCGGGATGAAGAGGATAAAGCTGTGGATGTTCTTATGGGAAAACAGCTTGACGAAGTAGAGGAAAATATTAAGAATGCCATTCAGAAATTAGATGAAAAGTTTAATTCCGAGGCAGAGATACCCAAAATAACAGAGAGTGATACAAAGGAGAAAACAGAATGAAAAATATATTTAAAATCTTTATCTCCGATGTGAAACGGATTTTCCAGAACGTGGTTGCGGTTGTGGTTATCATGGGACTTTGTGTGATTCCATGCCTCTATGCATGGTTTAATATATTTTCAAACTGGGATCCGTATGGTGAAAGTTCGACTTCAAACCTGAAGGTTGCAGTGGTATCAGAAGATGAAGGTGTAACGGTGGCGGGTATTTCTGTCAATATCGGTTCATCCGTTGTTGAAGCGTTACAGGAAAACAAGGTTATGGGATGGGTATTTACTGAGACATCCGACGAGGCGGTGGATGGTGTATACAGCGGTGAATATTATGCGGCTCTTGTGATTCCGGATGATTTTACGGAGGAGATGATCAGCTTCCTTGGTGGACAGATCGAACACCCGGATATTATTTATTATGAAAATGAAAAGAAAAATGCGATAGCGCCGAAGATTACCTCAAAAGCCAAAACGTCTGTTCAGGAACAGGTGAATGCAAGCTTCGTGAGCACACTTGCGGAGGCAATGATGCAGGTCGGGGATGCAGTTGCGGGAAACGATGTTGACGGAGGTTCACTTGCGGATACAATTACGCAGCGGTTAAACGATGTAAGCGGTGATCTGCAGAGCTACATCAACATCTTAAATTCATTTGCAAGTATTTTAAATTCTGCACAGAGTATCGTCGCAACAAGCCAGGTCATGCTTCCGGGACTTGATTCCATGGTTTCTACAGGTCAGGACACGGTAAACAGCATGGAAAGTCTGATACTTGCCGGAAATGCAACGACGGATACGGTTACCCAGATGGTTACATACAGTTTTGATCTGGTTGAGAACAGCCTGAATAATGTGTCCATGGTGATACAAAATGACATGGAAAAACTGGGAAAATACGAAGATGCGGCAGGAAACGGACTGAATGCGACAATATCCGTAGTGCCTTATCTGGAAAAAATGTTTAATGACTCGGTTTCAAGCTGGGAGGGACCAGCAGATGACGAGACAAGAATGCAGATCCAGGGTGTGCGTGACCAGTTAAAGATGATTGAACTTGAACTGAACGGACTTGCAGAAAACGGAACTGCCACAGCGGAGGATATCAATACCTTAAAAGGACAGATTACAACCGAGATTGAAAATTGTAAGACGGCTCTGGATGCGCTGCAGCATACGTTTGAGTATACCGTAAAACCACAGCTTGATTCCACGATGAATGCAATGCAGAATTCCATGATCGCAACGACATCGATTTTAAACGGAATCAATGCGGATTTTGGCGATGTGGAAAAGGTGCTGTCAAAATACGAGGACACGCTCTCAAGGGGAAGTGCAGATTTATATGATTCTTTAGAAATGGCGCAGGAGTTATATAATAAACTGACGCAGATCATCGCGGATTTCACCACATTGAGACAGGATGAACAGTATCAACAGTTTATGGAGATATTAGAGACAGATCCACAGCAGCTGGGCAGTTTCATCTCTTCTCCGGTAAATCTTGACACTGTCGGAATTTATGAGATTGAAAATTATGGCTCTGCCATGGCTCCGTTTTATACGATTCTGGCATTGTGGGTAGGTGCGCTGATTCTGGTTGCGATTATTCATGTGAAAGTAGAACCGGAAGAGGGCATCACGGATATAAAACCATATCAGGCATATTTCGGGCGCTATATCCTGTTTTTCCTGATAGGGCAGACACAGACACTGATCACGGTGCTTGGAGATTTGTTTTATGTGCGGATACAGTGTCATAATCCATTCCTGTTCTGGCTTGCCGGAGCAGTCAGCAGTTTTGTATTTACGCTGTTTATTTACTCGCTTACCGTTGCATTTGGAAATGTCGGTGAGGCACTTGCAATCGTTGTTATGGTTATCCAGGTTGCCGGTGCGGGCGGAACATTCCCGATTGAGACATTACCGCAGGTATACCAGTCACTTTATAAATATCTGCCATTCCCGTATGGAATGAATGCCATGAGAGAGACAATCGGTGGAATTTATCAGATGAACTACTGGATCTATGTTGGAAAACTTGCAATTTATCTGGTCGTTTCGCTGGTCATTGGACTTCTTATTGCGATACCGTTCCGTAAACTGAACCATGTCATTGAAAAGAGCAAGGAAAACACGGAGATCATGATCTGATCCCACACGAAGGAGCTTAAAATGTTACTGATTCGAATGGTATTACTTTTGACAGGACTTCTTATGACAGTTGTGCCGGGGGCGTGCACGAGAAAAGACCAGAGAGGTGATCTGAATGCAGAAAAAAGGATACGGCAGATTGGCATCTGGCTTGTGGCAGCAGCAGTCATATGGATTATTACCGCAAAATTTTTCTGAAAATCGACTATGATTTCGGGCAGATGAAAAATTGTTTATTGACAAAATATTTCGATGTGATATCATAGCTTTAGTGTGATGTGTGATTAAAGTATTAAACTATTGGAGATGCAGAATGAGAAAACAGGTATTATCTCTATTAGTGGAGAATAACCCGGG
This window encodes:
- a CDS encoding YhgE/Pip domain-containing protein — translated: MKNIWRIFSGDMKRLVRNPFALVIAIGLCIIPSLYAWFNIYSNWDPYANTKNIKIAVATEDTGYQMDDGTTVNMGDSVIESLKENDKIGWVFTDTKDAALEGVYSGEYYAAVIISSDFTYSMYNVFREDFKGPTISYYENEKKNAVATKITDSAVSTLKQSINEQFIEVLASNIFEQTNHISEQMEENDKFAYFQNKLENLNENLIGYSKMIDTFIAGNSELSQAVAEAKGSIPGLSDKVSDGAKSFGTARSSLDDTKTSLKSFSENVNQTMTSINDSMNKIQGSINATNLAGDAQQTADSLNQAALDAVELQRELNRLQEHLKKVVVEDSVSDADRTVIQKIIETIESINGGATDIEKAISSINQIAMGFSGDSQTDTINTQVSGSMVADAINKSLSDMTQVLTTCSQAITNMQEMYTTSLVPQLDNVIDSMSQMLNNVSDILTRLDDTLGDMSSVFSGIETTATGANDSLEQIQTVIDGVSEKLTKLLDRLNSVEDDEKVQAFMEFMKGDPEGYGEFFSQPVLVTTEEVYPIPNYGSAMTPFYTILAIWVGGTILVALIKVKAEPKNLKNVKSYQLFFGRYLLFFVMGQLQALIIVLGDIYILHCQILYPGWFWLVASLASVTFTLLIYSLALSFGDVGKALAVVIMVIQIAGSGGTFPIELLPAVYRNIYIFFPFPYAINAMRETIGGMYGSDYMKNLAELMIFAVVGLLIGLVIRIPFVKLNHFVEKRMEDTKMM
- a CDS encoding GGGtGRT protein, giving the protein MALFEGYERRIDQINAVLNSYGISSIEEAEKITKDAGLDVYDQVKKIQPICFENACWAYTVGAAIAIKKGCTRAADAAAAIGEGLQAFCIPGSVADHRKVGLGHGNLGKMLLEEETECFCFLAGHESFAAAEGAIGIAEKANKVRQKPLRVILNGLGKDAAQIISRINGFTFVETQYDYKAAKLNVVYEKAYSNGLRATVKCYGADDVQEGVAIMHHENVGVSITGNSTNPTRFQHPVAGTYKKECIEQGKKYFSVASGGGTGRTLHPDNMAAGPASYGMTDTMGRMHSDAQFAGSSSVPAHVEMMGLIGMGNNPMVGATVAVAVSVEEAHKAGKF
- a CDS encoding YhgE/Pip domain-containing protein; amino-acid sequence: MKNIFKIFISDVKRIFQNVVAVVVIMGLCVIPCLYAWFNIFSNWDPYGESSTSNLKVAVVSEDEGVTVAGISVNIGSSVVEALQENKVMGWVFTETSDEAVDGVYSGEYYAALVIPDDFTEEMISFLGGQIEHPDIIYYENEKKNAIAPKITSKAKTSVQEQVNASFVSTLAEAMMQVGDAVAGNDVDGGSLADTITQRLNDVSGDLQSYINILNSFASILNSAQSIVATSQVMLPGLDSMVSTGQDTVNSMESLILAGNATTDTVTQMVTYSFDLVENSLNNVSMVIQNDMEKLGKYEDAAGNGLNATISVVPYLEKMFNDSVSSWEGPADDETRMQIQGVRDQLKMIELELNGLAENGTATAEDINTLKGQITTEIENCKTALDALQHTFEYTVKPQLDSTMNAMQNSMIATTSILNGINADFGDVEKVLSKYEDTLSRGSADLYDSLEMAQELYNKLTQIIADFTTLRQDEQYQQFMEILETDPQQLGSFISSPVNLDTVGIYEIENYGSAMAPFYTILALWVGALILVAIIHVKVEPEEGITDIKPYQAYFGRYILFFLIGQTQTLITVLGDLFYVRIQCHNPFLFWLAGAVSSFVFTLFIYSLTVAFGNVGEALAIVVMVIQVAGAGGTFPIETLPQVYQSLYKYLPFPYGMNAMRETIGGIYQMNYWIYVGKLAIYLVVSLVIGLLIAIPFRKLNHVIEKSKENTEIMI
- a CDS encoding Y-family DNA polymerase; protein product: MSDSSHIYIAIDLKSFYASVECVERECDPLTTNLVVADESRTEKTICLAVSPSLKAYGIPGRARLFEVVQKVKQINKERRSRIAGGVFTGKSANAEELKKDPTLELTYIAAPPRMALYMEKSNQIYDIYLKYVAPEDMHVYSVDEVFMDVIHYLKTYQMSARELAEKMIRDVLKETGVTATAGIGTNLYLCKVAMDIVAKHVTPDANGVRIAELDEMSYRRLLWDHRPLTDFWRVGGGYRKKLEAAGLYTMGDIARCSLGGEQDFYNEDFLYKMFGINAELLIDHAWGYEPTTIDLIKAYKPETNSISSGQVLQCPYEFEKGKLIVREMTDLLVLDLVEKHLVTDQMVLTIGYDIDNLTDPKRRNAYHGEVTIDRYGRRVPKHAHGTINLKNQTSSTKQIMDAVMELYDRIVDPNLLIRRIYVVACRLSDESSAKQEDTFEQLDLFTDYAALEQKKQAEKVKKEKERKLQEAVLSVKKKYGKNAMLKGMNLQEGATSVERNRQIGGHKA